TGCAAATAGTTACATCAGGTCCTGCATTAGCAATGGGCGCGCCCGAAGAAAGAGTGAGAGTAGTATCAAAATAACTTTCTATAAAATTTGTTAAGCCGAGCCAGGTAGTTGTAAGCGCTATTGCATTTGCGGAATAATTGCAGGCAACACCCAACGCATTTGGATTATTGATTACATCCATTCCCATATTGAATACCGAAATATAAATTTTCCCGTCAAGAGCATTTTGCAAAGTATGAATGCCGCCTGATGCACTCACAGGAGAAATTAATGTTTTAGAAGCGACAATTTGCGCAGGAGTTCCTGCCAGCATATCATATTGATAAAGGTTGTTACTATTTACGACATATAATCGTGAATTATCGGGAGAAAAACTTGAACCATAATTTCCCACCAGTGAGAGATTAAGCGGATTGGAAACAACTCCTGTCGTAGTGTTGAAGTCAAACATATATCCCAAGCTGGGAAAAAAAACTTTGCTTCCATCGGGAGAAAATTTCAGATAGCCGATAGCGCATCCGCTCAATCCCGGTGAAATGGAAGTAATCACTGGCGCCTGCACGCCTGCTGATGTTACAAGGAAAGCGAAAAACTTATTCGTTGAATCGTGCGTCATCACCCACACATCATTTCCATTAGCGTGATGAACCGCAGACGACCACTCAGCGCATTTATAATTGATGAGCACATTGTTTGCCGATGAAACATCTCCCAGCCCGCTTTGCAATGTCATATCCACAGTAGAGTAAGTGTATCCGCATCCGTGCGGACAGCTTCCGCCCGTGCATCCTTCCTGATTGAAAATATAATAGATGTTCGGGTCGCAGGGCTTGGGAACAATCACCACGCCTTGCGAAGTGGAAACATCTCCCCAAAGCCCGACCAATGAGCCCGGCATGATTGTTTGATTTTTATTCCACACATTCACGCCATTGGTGCTGAATAAAAAATTGCCATTCACATCAGATATGGTTGCGCATCCTTCGGCAGAAAAAAGTTGCCCGCCACCGATCACCACAGGCGAGCCGCTGGAAAAATCCAACCCCGCCTTGTTGCCGAAATACCAGATGTTGGTTCTTTTAATTTGGTTTTGTGAAAAAGAAACAGTAAGTGAAAGAAAAAATAAAACAAGTATTGAAAAAAATAATTTCATTGAAAAACATTTGTTAATGAATATACTTTTTTATTCAATAACTATTTTCTTCACCAAATAATTTTCTCCAGAATAAATCTTCACCGAATAAACTCCTTTCGCAGCGTTTAAGTTTAGAGTTCCGAGTTTAGAGTTTAGAGTTTTTTGTTCTACAATTTTTCCCATTATGTCATAAACTTCTACTTTTTCAACTTTGAACTCTGAACTCCGAACTTCGAACTCCCCGCTTGATGGATTCGGAAACACATTTATATTTTCTTCCGATAAAATAAATTCTTGTGTTGAAGTCGGAGGAGGCGGAGGTGGGGGTGGCGGGCTTCCTGCACAAGTCGGCTGGTTGGTATATGAAACCGAACTGCTTGGCGTGCATCCCAATTGCTGATAAAGAAAATCACTTGAAATAAAAATAGTCGTATCCAAATTTGCCTGCGGAGAACCGGGAGAAGTATGGTGTTGTCCATAATAAGTGTGATAAGGATTTGTCAATCCGATGTGATAAGCGCGGATGTGCATCGTGCAGGTTCCGCTTACCGTCATGATAGGCAATCCAAGCGGGTCGCTCATCATATGCGTGTCGTACGGAACAAGTTCGTCAGCTCCTCCTTGCGCGCTCACCATCGGAATATCTCCGGGTTGCATCCATGTTGTGTCAAAGATGGCACCGCAAAGATTGACGATGGCATTCACAGAAGAAGAGTATCCGGAATTTCCGCTGCTGCCTTCGAGTCCTCCCAGTAAATTAGTATCAATCGCAGAAGGAACTTCTGATGGTTTATCTAAATATGCAAGTTGAACCACCATGAATCCTCCTGCAGAAGCGCCTCCTGCGAAAATATAATTTGGATCAATTCTATAGATATTATTTGTTGACGCATCCTTTCTGAAAAAACGAATTGCAGATTTCATATCCTGCATCGCCCTCCATGTTGCGCTTTCAAAATCTTTTGCTGTTGCGGGCCAAGCCATTCCCATTCGGTAGTCAATCGAAACTGCAACATACCCGCGCTTGGCGAACGCAGTGCAATAATCAATCGCGTACTGGTCTGTTTTAGAGCCAAGCACGAATCCTCCTCCATGCGCAAAAATGATTAGCGGACGTTTGGGTGCAACATCTCCTGAAGGTTCATACACATCCATAATAAGAATTTGGTTATTCCCGTTTATGTCAATGTTCTGTCCATAGGAAACATTGCTGGAAGTAATCACAGTCGGAAAAATTTCCGTGTCATATCTTGCAGAACCGCAATAGTTCTGAGAGAAAACAGAAGTGACTGTAAATGAAAATCCGAGAAGAAGAAGATTTTTTTTCATGATGTTGGCTTTTAATTACAAGACAAAGTTACTTTGACATTGTGTAAAGAAAAAGTCAACTCATTTTAATAATTGCAGGTCAGAATTCTTTTAAAATAGTAAGGGGCTAATCCCATGCAACTGGAACCGCCCCTTTGCCAACACCAACCTATCCCCCGATAAATCGGGGGAAAAGTTGTTCCCCTATTTATTCAGCAGCATGAGTTGCCCTTCAAGATGTTTCTGGTCTGTTATGATTCTATAAAAATAAATTCCATCGCTGATTTTATTTCCGCTCTCACTTCTTCCGTCCCAAATCACTTGCTGCGTTCCTCCTGTTTGTTCTTTGAAAAACATTTTTACTTTTTCTCCTATGCTGCTGAAAATTTCAATCTTCACATCGGAAGGGCTGTTCAAATAATATTGAAATGTAACCTGATTCGTAAACGGATTCGGAAAAGTATAGCAGGCAAAATTATTTTTCACTTCTTCATTCACATTTGTAGTCAGGGGAGGATTCAGCAAACTGTCAATGTTGATGTTCTCATCCCCCGGCTGATAAATCAAATACTGAATGCCATCAAAAAGCATTTCGTTGGTCGTGCTCGTTCCTGCCGTTACAAGTTGCGGAGGACTGTTCGGATTATTCGGATTGTTGCTCGTGTTATCATACACATGTGAAGTAAATAAAGTATATCCCATAGGAATCTTCAGCAACTTTTTGTAAGTGTAATATCCCTGCCAGTGAAAATCCCAGTTGTTCTCTTTGATGAGCGGAATGGTATCGTTGCCATTATAGGCGTATGTCTCCACACTTTTTCCCAGCAGATGCATGTGCGGAAATACGCTGAAGAGAGAAATGCTGGTGAGAGGAGCATAGTGCGCTGTGTATGTTTGCACAAAGTTGGGAAGAATAAACAGCGACCAGTTTGTAAGCGGAACGGATGAATACACTTCGCGAAATGTTGTTACGCTGCTTGGATAAAAAAATAAACGAACCTGAGTGCTGTCCACGCTTCCCGCGCTGCCGGCAGGATAATGAATCTGCAAAACAATTTTTGAACCTGCTTTCAAGCGTATTCCCATTTGATTGGGCGCAGTACTCGGAAAAATAATTGGTCTTTCTCCCGGAGCATAACCGCCAAGCCCGATTTGTCCGCCCATCGTATAACAATTTCC
The nucleotide sequence above comes from Bacteroidota bacterium. Encoded proteins:
- a CDS encoding T9SS type A sorting domain-containing protein, coding for MKKNLLLLGFSFTVTSVFSQNYCGSARYDTEIFPTVITSSNVSYGQNIDINGNNQILIMDVYEPSGDVAPKRPLIIFAHGGGFVLGSKTDQYAIDYCTAFAKRGYVAVSIDYRMGMAWPATAKDFESATWRAMQDMKSAIRFFRKDASTNNIYRIDPNYIFAGGASAGGFMVVQLAYLDKPSEVPSAIDTNLLGGLEGSSGNSGYSSSVNAIVNLCGAIFDTTWMQPGDIPMVSAQGGADELVPYDTHMMSDPLGLPIMTVSGTCTMHIRAYHIGLTNPYHTYYGQHHTSPGSPQANLDTTIFISSDFLYQQLGCTPSSSVSYTNQPTCAGSPPPPPPPPPTSTQEFILSEENINVFPNPSSGEFEVRSSEFKVEKVEVYDIMGKIVEQKTLNSKLGTLNLNAAKGVYSVKIYSGENYLVKKIVIE
- a CDS encoding T9SS type A sorting domain-containing protein gives rise to the protein MKKTLHILFALCFSFFIFVALSGVEVSFSQNPNWAQDIAPILYAKCTSCHHKNGLAPFPLITYSDAQAWSGLMKQDVLSGKMPPWSPDTSYHTSSHQPNRFVNERILSQQEINEIVTWVNNGSPQGNPSSAPTPPTYPAQNIQLSGTPDLILKMPTFTSKASTKDTYVCFSIPTNLTQDRIIKALEVLPGNAAIVHHVIASEDTTGNSSTDTSGNCYTMGGQIGLGGYAPGERPIIFPSTAPNQMGIRLKAGSKIVLQIHYPAGSAGSVDSTQVRLFFYPSSVTTFREVYSSVPLTNWSLFILPNFVQTYTAHYAPLTSISLFSVFPHMHLLGKSVETYAYNGNDTIPLIKENNWDFHWQGYYTYKKLLKIPMGYTLFTSHVYDNTSNNPNNPNSPPQLVTAGTSTTNEMLFDGIQYLIYQPGDENINIDSLLNPPLTTNVNEEVKNNFACYTFPNPFTNQVTFQYYLNSPSDVKIEIFSSIGEKVKMFFKEQTGGTQQVIWDGRSESGNKISDGIYFYRIITDQKHLEGQLMLLNK